The DNA region TATGTCAAGAATGTTTTTTCCAATGTTTAATAATAGATGTCATAGAGGGGAGGGTTGTATGAGAGATTATTCTTTGTATCAAAGAAATTATAAAATATATGAAGATGATAATGGCTATACAATAGAGATGGATATGCCTGGAGTAAAAAAATCAGATTTAGAGATTGGAGTAAAAGAGAACATACTTTCAATATATGCTGAGAGAAAGAAAGTTATAAAAAGTGAAGAGGGTGATAAAGAAGAAGTTGTTTCAAAATATGAGCAGAGCTTTAACATAAGCGATAAATCAATAGATGTTGATAATATAGCTGCTAATTTTGAAAATGGCGTATTAATTCTTACTCTTCCAAAGAAAGAAGAAGTCAAGTATGAGAAAAGAATAGAAATAGCTTAAAAAATATATTGCCTTATGGATGCATGCATTATAAATGCATGCATTTTTTATTTTAAAATAATTTAACTTTTAAAATATTGCGTGGCTTTGTTCTTAACAAAATACACACCGTGCATCACCCCGATTCTTTTGCAGATAGGCACCTACTCGGTACGACCGTAGGAAGAGCCTTCGGTATTGGTATAAAAGAACCAAAAGAACTGCATTTAACAAAATATATCTTTAGGTATATATTAAATTTTAGATATTATATTATATTATATTATATTATATTATATTATATTATATTGAAGATATATTGTAAAATGTAAAGTTATAGTATTTGTCTTTTTGCAACTTTGATGAAGCCCGCACCGCGACCGAAGGAAGTGCCTGTGCTGCGAAGGCGGGAAAAAGTTAAATAAAATATATAATTGATAATTGTTTGAGTATATATTTTTTATAATTTAAATATAAAGTTAGTAAGTAGTTTTGAAATATTATATTAATTAAATAATATAATCGTTAGCGATGCTTCTTAATCTTTTAGCTCCAAGTACATGGAAATGTCTTAGTTTTCTTAATGTTTCACTAGAGAATGTATTTAATGGTACATAAACTATCTCTACTTTTGTTGTCATTTTAGCAAACTCTTTTAATATGTTTGAAGGCGGAGTAGGAGCAACATAACCTAAATATTTATCCACAGAATAAACTATAGCAGTATACAATAACAAATCAGCATAATTTCTCACTATACCGTCTTTTTTAAGTCTAGCATATTCTCTCCATACATCATACGGAGCTTGCGGAGGCATTAATGAAGCGTACCCTCCAAAAAAGCATTTTGATATACCAGGGCCAACTAAAGTGTTACCTGGCTCTGTTGAATAAAGTATTAAATCGCTGTCATCATGTGCTTCGCTATACCAAACTATATTCCAATCATAATTTTCATCATGTTCCTCATCAAATATTACAACCATATGCCCAATATTACCTTTTATTTTGGGAATCTCTTTAACATATATCTCTTTTTTATAATAATTTCTTATAGTCTCACGCATATCAATACCGTCTTTAATGCTCACCTTAAAAGGCTCTATTTTTGCTTTATCTTCTGTAAGCATGTTTCTAATTTTGTTTCTAAGTATGTTCATATGCTTTTCCATAAGTACATCTTCAGGTATATGCGAAAGTAAATTAGTTCTCTTATTCCAAGTGTCAGCCCATTCACCGTCATATTTTTCTTTTGGTCTGGTTGTAACATGAACTTTCTTAAAAGAAGTTTTCCATATATTGTCATATTGATGAAGCTTTATTTTTTTGTCTTTTAATAAACCTTCCATTCCATTAGTAGCAGGGTCGCGGTTTAATTTTATTGTAGGATAATCTTCATCTTCATCTGTGTAGTAAGGATAATATTCCATACCTTCCATTACTTCCAAAGCATAATCATTATTAATCATGCACTTTGAAGCTGTAAGCATATCTATATAATCTGGAAGAATATAATTGTCTAATATGCATAAGTTTCTTAAATACTTCATCATATTCTTTTGCTGCAGCATAGATATAGGAAGCTTGTATCTTAATTTAGCCTCTCTAAAAAATACTTTCTATAATTTCTATTTTATCAAACTTCTCTAATTCATTGTTTCTGTATTTCTCATACATATAAGAAGTAAATGGAAACTCTCCAAGTACTTTATTTATAGAGTTTTTATGTATATTAAATATTTTATTGTTATCTTCACTATATTCAATTTTTTCATTATCAATTTCGTTTTTATCTTTTTTAAGTAAATTTAAAATATTATCCCAATGCGACATTCCGCAAACAAATAATATTCTTTCATGCTTTTGAGAGATATTAGCTAATTCTCTAGCCATAAATAATTCTCTCTCTTCATCTGTTTTAGTTTTTACAAATGAATAATTGTTTTTAACTTCATTATAAAAACTTTCAAGTCCAATTTTATTTAATAAATAATCATCAGGCATAAGATAATGAGAGTTAGTATTTATTGATGTAATATCTTTATCTATTGTATATAACGGAAGCTCTTCATCTATTGAAAGCCTTATAGCTTCTATAATAGAATCGCAAGGGTCAATAGGTATATAAACAGCTTCATTTTCTATTTCTCTTATAATCAAGCTAATAAATGGAAGTCTAGCAACAGCATTCTTTAGAGATTTATAAAAGTTCAAAGGTTGCTCTACAACTATAGCATCAGGCTTAAAATTGTAAAAAGCTTCCCTCACAGCTAAAGCAAAATATACTCTTGAATGTATAGAGGGAATAGCTAAAATATTATTATATCTTAAAACATTAGAATCAATATTAACTATATTACTCATAAAAAATTAATCAAAAAAAGAATCAATTATACTGTCAAGATTGCTAGTGTCTTCTAAATAAGTATCACAAACATCGCAAGTCTCTTGAGGTATTTTATCTTTTATAAATAAGTCAGTAGTAAGAGCAGGACAAGAAGAACTAGGTAATTTACCGCTTCTTGCACACACTTCTAATCTCACAACATTTTCAGGCTGAGAATACCAAGTAGGTTTTATATCTTTTAATGCAGCCACCATATATTTACCCCAAATAGGAGCAGCAACTCTTCCTCCAACTTGATGGTTACCAAGAGAATATTTGAAAGAGTCAAAACCAATCCATATACCAGTAGTAAGTTCAGGAGTGTATCCTACAAACCAAGCATCTTTCCAGTCATTTGAAGTACCAGTTTTACCAGCACCTCTTCTAGTAAATCCTGCCTCATACATAGCACTAGTAGCAGTACCTCCTCTAAGTACACCAGCTAATATATCACTAATCATGTAAGCTACTTCTTCGCTCATTACCTGCTTAGCTCCGCCTTTAAGAGTAATTTCTCTTTTTAATTCCTCTTCAAAATTATCCATCATAACGCCGTATCTGTCTGTAACATATCTTATAAGTATAGGCTCAACTTCTTTTCCCTTGTTTGCTATAGTAGCAAAACCTGTAGTAAGTTCTAATGGAGTAAATAAACCTGTACCAAGACCCAATGTTAAATCTGGGTTAAACATTCTTTTAGACTTAGCATCATCAGGCTGTGCTTTAAATATAGGCTCTACATATCTTATAGTATTTGTAATACCAACATAATTTACAACATTTACAGTAGCAATATTAAGCGAAACAGCTAAAGCATATCTTAAGCTAACATCTCCTTTGAAGTTTCCAGAATAGTTTTTTGGTATCCATACCTTTCCTTCTTCGCCTTCTTCAGGAACAAATCCAATAGGAGCATCGCTTACTATAGTTGCAGGGTTATAGTTAGTAATGTCCATAGAAGCAGCATATACAAAAGGTTTGAATGCACTTCCTGCCTGTCTTCTTGCTTGTGTTGCTCTGTTAAATTGGTTTCTTGGAGTGAATCCTGAACCGCCAACCATTGAAACTATATATCCGTTTCTTGGGTCTATTGCAACTAATGCTCCTTCTATTTGACGTGATAATTCTGCCTCATCTGCTTTCATTACTTCCATCATAATATCATTAACTTCTTCCATACCAAACATATCTGAGATAAGTGCTAATGAACTTGATGTGTCTTGGTTTAGAAGCGAGCGTACTGATATAGAGAATTTATTTCTTGCCATATTTTCTGGAAGCTCAAAGAGTAAAGAAAGCATTTCTACTTTATCTATAAGCTCTCTGTCATAAATAGTGCTTATATCCATAGAGCCGCCTTCGTATTTATCATTATATTCTTTTAATGCTTCTGTTAATAATTTTTGTGCAGCTTCCTGTTTTTCTATATCTATAGTAGTATATATTTTTAATCCGTCTTCTTTTAATGCTTTTTCTCCATATTTATCAATCAATTCTCTTCTAACATATTCTGTAATATATGGAGCTCTGTCTATTGAAGCACTGTAAGCAGTAGAACCTCTTCTTCCTATTTTTCCGCTATAAGAAGCCCAGAATTCTTTGTAGGCATTATCTGCTTCATCTTTGCTTATAAACTTCAAATCTGTCATTCTTTTTAAAACAACTTTATGTCTGCTCATAGATATATTTGGATTATTGATAGGGGAGTATGTGTTTGGAGAAGGCGGAAGTGTTGCAAGCATAGCACATTCTGCTAAATCCAAATCCTCTACATTCTTATTAAAATAAAATCTGCTTGCTGCCTGTACGCCATAAACAGAATGACCAAAAAATATTTGATTGAAATATAATGTTACTATTTCTTCTTTAGTTAATCTTTTTTCTATTTGAAATGTTACCCATATCTCTTTTAATTTTCTTATGATAGTTCTTTCTCTAGATTTTAATACTATCCCTCTTGCTACCTGCTGAGTTAAAGTACTTGCTCCTCTTGGTCTTTTACCAACTATCATGTTTCCAAGAGTGCCTCTAAATATACCTATTATATCTATACCATTATGTTTCATAAAATTATTATCTTCCATAGATATAATTGCTTCTATAAGATGAGGGGGTAAATCTTTATATTCTACTAATGCTCTTTGTTCTGAGAAAAACTCTGATATAACTTCGCCTTTTATATCATATATTTTTGTTGGTATTGTTGGTTTATATAATTCTACCGCTTGAACGTCTGGCTGTCTTATAATATCTGCTATTAAAAAAGCAAATACTAAAGTGCCTATAGAAAATATGACAACTAATACTGCTATATATATTTTTATAAATTTATTAAGGTTTACTGTATGATATTTATTTTTTAAATTAGATAGTTTTGTTTTAAAAAAATCTTTTGCTTTCAATTTTTTATCCTAAATGTTTTAAAATTATTCTATATATTATAAAACAATTATTCAATTAATCAAGCATATAAATTTTAATTGATTTTTAAAAAATTATAAAATTTTGGTTATTAATAGAGTAATATCATCAAATTGGGCAATCTCATCTCTAAATGTAACAGTTTCTTCTACTATATCATCTAATAATTCTTTAGGTTTATCATAGTCATTTTTAAGCAATTCTTTTAACCTATCTTCTCCATAAACTTCATCAAACCTATTGAAAGTATCAGTTACTCCGTCTGTGAATAATACTATTGTATCATCTGAAGAATATGATATTTTATTATTTATATAAGTTTCATTTTTTACAAATCCTAATGGTTTGCCTTTTGTATGCATTTCTTCTATTATTTTTGTATTTGAAGAATCATCTTTTCTAACTAAATATTGAGGCAAATGTCCGGCATTAGAGTAGGTTAAAGTTTTATTTTTTGTATCTATTACAAGTAAAAAACAAGTAACAAACATTCCGTTTTTAGAATCTTCATAAATATGTTTGTTAGTATATTTTAATATGCTTGCAGGGTCATCTATTTGAGAGAAATAAACTCTTAATATAGACCTTGTCATAGTCATAAAGAAACCAGCACCTAAACCTTTACCTGATACATCAGCTATTATAAGAGCATATTTACTGCTGCTTATTTTTATATAATCATAAAAGTCGCCTCCAACGTTTTTACTCGGTATGCTTATTGCAGCAATATCAAATAAATTATCATTTGGAAAATGTGTTGGAAGTACACTTTTTTGTAATTGCTCTGTATAGTTAATCTCTTCTGTGAGGGATTCTTTTATTTTAGATTCTTCAGATAAAAGCACATGCATATAATTTTCACCTAATTGCTGAGCCAACATTTCTAATAACATCAAATTACTTAAATTATATGCTTTATTAATGTTTCTTTCTGTAGCACATAAAAAGCCTATTATTTCATCTTTTATAATTATTGGTGCTGCTATAAAACTTTCTCTTTTATATCTTAATGATTTGTTTGGCTTGAATCTATGGTCTTTAGAAACATTAACCGAATAAACAGCTTTTTTCGTTTTTAATATTTCTGCAAGCACATTGTCTTCTACAGTAACTGCACCATATTGTAAAACATCTTCATCAATACCTATTGCAGCTTTAAATTTAAATACACCATTTTCTTTTAATATTACTGAAACTCTATGTGCCTCAAAAGCTTCGCATACTATGCTAATATTATTGTTTAATATTTCATCAACTGTCTCGCATCTATTAATAGATATAGACATTTCATATAAAGCAGCTACTTCATATGCTCTCGATTGTGCTTTCTCATAATTAATTTTATTTACTAAAGATAAAGATACTAAATGAGCAAAAGACTTCATTAATATAGTATCTTTTTCTACAAAATTACCATTTTTTTTATTTAATAAAAATATTGCCGCTATATTTCTCTTTCTAATTTTTACAGGTACAAATAATATATTTTTTAATTCATCTCCTATCATATCTTTTATAGGGACGAAATTTGAATCTTCTTTGGGGTCATTAGAATATAATGAAGCTGATGTAGTATAAGCTCTTACTGCTATTGGTTTATCATTATCTATAATAGAGCCAAAAAAATTATTGCCAAGAGGACCTATAGACATTTCGAAGTTTAGGTTATTTAATTCTTGGTCTACTAGATATAAAAGTATTGTATTTGAATTCATAACGGCTTTTATTTCAGATATAAGAGTTATTAAACTTTCTTCATAATCTGTTGAAGAATTCATTTTTTTTATGATATTAGAAAACACCTCAATTTGTTTTTCAGGGTTATCCATTATTTCATTTATATTCACTAAAACCTCTACATATTAGCCGTTTGAGATAGATTATATCATAGTGTGTTTTATAGTCAATAATATAATATATTTTTATAAAATAATAATTTTGTAAAATTGACAAATATTTTTATGTTTAGTGTTAATTTAATTATTGATAAGATATGTTATGTATTTTTCATTATGATAGAAAATTTTTTAGTAAATATTATATAAAGAATTATTTATGACTTTGAAGTGAAAAGCAATGTAAAAAGTTATTAAAACTTGAAATATAAAAGTTAGTAAATTATAGATTCATACATTAATTATTGATAATTATATTTTATATAGATGTATGATTTATATATATGTATTTTTATTTGTTTTCTATAGTCTTTTTTATCATCAATTTGTGCATAATAAACATTAATGCTAAAATTAATATTAAATAAAAAGGAAGCAAAGATATTGATATATGATTTGCAATGTAACCGAATAATGGAGGCATTGCAAGAGTACCTATATAAGCACTAGCCATTTGTACTCCTATTATAGCCTGAGAATTTTCTGCACCAAAATTATAAGGAGTTGAATGTATAATAGAAGGATATATTGGTGCACAGCCTAAACCTGTAATTATAAAACCTATCAAAGATACAGTATTTACAGTAGGAATAATCATTAATATTATGCCTATAAGAATTAGAGATTCTCCTAATACTATCATTTGATTATCATTTAACTTCATTGTGATAAATCCTGATATAGCTCTTCCAATAGTGATACCTATATAAAATAAACTTCCAAATGAAGCTGCTGTTTTTATATCTACTCCTTTATATATATTTAGATAACTGCTTGCCCATAATCCTGTTGTAGCTTCAAGGGCACAATAGCAAAAAAAACATATCATAATTTCTTTTGCCCCTTTTATTTTTATTATTTCTATTAGGCTTAAGGTTTTTGTGTTTATTTTTTCTTTATTTTCTTTATCATTTTTATTCCATAAAGGAAGGCTAAAAAATAAAATGGCTGTAAGCACAATCTGCATTATTGATATATATCTGTATCCTGCATTCCAATTATTATTAGTGATAGCATAACCCATTATATAAGGTCCTATTGTTGCTCCTATTCCCCACATACAATGAAGCCAGCTCATATGTTTGCTTTCATAATGAAGGGCTACATAATTATTTAAAGAAGCATCTACACTTCCTGCACCTAATCCATAAGGTATAGCCCAAACACAAAGAAATAAATATGAATGAGTAATAGAAAATCCAAAAAGTGCAGCAGCTGTCATTGCTACACTAAATGCTGTTATTTTTCCTGCTCCGAATTTTTTGGTTAATCTATCGCTTTGCAAACTAGAAATTATAGTTCCTACGGATATAATCATTGATATTATACCAGCATAAGAAATTGCTACATTGAATTCTTTATACATACTAGGCCAAGCAGAACCAAGCAAAGCATCTGGAAGTCCTAAACTAATAAAAGATAAATATATAATAGAAAGAAGTAAATTAACCATATTAATATCCATAATTTTATTTTGATATTATAAGGCAAATAATTTTTTATTAAATACCTATTGTATTAAATAGTTAATAAATTTATTATTTATGTAATAATAATAAAATTGACAAATATTTTTATGTTTAGTATTATATAATTAATAATAAATATTAAGGATAAATATATTGAAGATAAAAGATATTGGTTTTGACGAATATTTTGAAAAGTTAGCATTAGAAAGTTTGAAAATTAATTCTTTAAAAGAAATCAATAAC from Brachyspira pilosicoli P43/6/78 includes:
- a CDS encoding SpoIIE family protein phosphatase, whose translation is MNINEIMDNPEKQIEVFSNIIKKMNSSTDYEESLITLISEIKAVMNSNTILLYLVDQELNNLNFEMSIGPLGNNFFGSIIDNDKPIAVRAYTTSASLYSNDPKEDSNFVPIKDMIGDELKNILFVPVKIRKRNIAAIFLLNKKNGNFVEKDTILMKSFAHLVSLSLVNKINYEKAQSRAYEVAALYEMSISINRCETVDEILNNNISIVCEAFEAHRVSVILKENGVFKFKAAIGIDEDVLQYGAVTVEDNVLAEILKTKKAVYSVNVSKDHRFKPNKSLRYKRESFIAAPIIIKDEIIGFLCATERNINKAYNLSNLMLLEMLAQQLGENYMHVLLSEESKIKESLTEEINYTEQLQKSVLPTHFPNDNLFDIAAISIPSKNVGGDFYDYIKISSSKYALIIADVSGKGLGAGFFMTMTRSILRVYFSQIDDPASILKYTNKHIYEDSKNGMFVTCFLLVIDTKNKTLTYSNAGHLPQYLVRKDDSSNTKIIEEMHTKGKPLGFVKNETYINNKISYSSDDTIVLFTDGVTDTFNRFDEVYGEDRLKELLKNDYDKPKELLDDIVEETVTFRDEIAQFDDITLLITKIL
- a CDS encoding Hsp20/alpha crystallin family protein, with translation MSRMFFPMFNNRCHRGEGCMRDYSLYQRNYKIYEDDNGYTIEMDMPGVKKSDLEIGVKENILSIYAERKKVIKSEEGDKEEVVSKYEQSFNISDKSIDVDNIAANFENGVLILTLPKKEEVKYEKRIEIA
- a CDS encoding penicillin-binding protein 1A gives rise to the protein MKAKDFFKTKLSNLKNKYHTVNLNKFIKIYIAVLVVIFSIGTLVFAFLIADIIRQPDVQAVELYKPTIPTKIYDIKGEVISEFFSEQRALVEYKDLPPHLIEAIISMEDNNFMKHNGIDIIGIFRGTLGNMIVGKRPRGASTLTQQVARGIVLKSRERTIIRKLKEIWVTFQIEKRLTKEEIVTLYFNQIFFGHSVYGVQAASRFYFNKNVEDLDLAECAMLATLPPSPNTYSPINNPNISMSRHKVVLKRMTDLKFISKDEADNAYKEFWASYSGKIGRRGSTAYSASIDRAPYITEYVRRELIDKYGEKALKEDGLKIYTTIDIEKQEAAQKLLTEALKEYNDKYEGGSMDISTIYDRELIDKVEMLSLLFELPENMARNKFSISVRSLLNQDTSSSLALISDMFGMEEVNDIMMEVMKADEAELSRQIEGALVAIDPRNGYIVSMVGGSGFTPRNQFNRATQARRQAGSAFKPFVYAASMDITNYNPATIVSDAPIGFVPEEGEEGKVWIPKNYSGNFKGDVSLRYALAVSLNIATVNVVNYVGITNTIRYVEPIFKAQPDDAKSKRMFNPDLTLGLGTGLFTPLELTTGFATIANKGKEVEPILIRYVTDRYGVMMDNFEEELKREITLKGGAKQVMSEEVAYMISDILAGVLRGGTATSAMYEAGFTRRGAGKTGTSNDWKDAWFVGYTPELTTGIWIGFDSFKYSLGNHQVGGRVAAPIWGKYMVAALKDIKPTWYSQPENVVRLEVCARSGKLPSSSCPALTTDLFIKDKIPQETCDVCDTYLEDTSNLDSIIDSFFD
- a CDS encoding MFS transporter; this encodes MVNLLLSIIYLSFISLGLPDALLGSAWPSMYKEFNVAISYAGIISMIISVGTIISSLQSDRLTKKFGAGKITAFSVAMTAAALFGFSITHSYLFLCVWAIPYGLGAGSVDASLNNYVALHYESKHMSWLHCMWGIGATIGPYIMGYAITNNNWNAGYRYISIMQIVLTAILFFSLPLWNKNDKENKEKINTKTLSLIEIIKIKGAKEIMICFFCYCALEATTGLWASSYLNIYKGVDIKTAASFGSLFYIGITIGRAISGFITMKLNDNQMIVLGESLILIGIILMIIPTVNTVSLIGFIITGLGCAPIYPSIIHSTPYNFGAENSQAIIGVQMASAYIGTLAMPPLFGYIANHISISLLPFYLILILALMFIMHKLMIKKTIENK